One Desulfovermiculus halophilus DSM 18834 genomic region harbors:
- a CDS encoding sigma-54-dependent transcriptional regulator, with protein sequence MFGIEILIIADDPASMQELQTKLQDKGYGVTCCLGRDKGLTAIEETEFDVVLIDLEHESIDEFTMLRRTKELYPDTEVIIITASASVEIAVEAIKEGAFHYLAKPFHPDEVLFLIKNALDKRIMRLELMELRDLVSGKRYLNKLIGKSPKIQQLKKKITRIAPLDCTVLIRGETGTGKEMVARIIHRMSLRAERKFLAVNCGTLNPELLSNELFGHEKEAFTGAQKVKKGVFEAISGGTILLDEIGDMPSQMQVQLLRVLQEKSIIRVGGTEEVPVDMRILAATNRPLQQEIARGTFREDLYYRLNVFTLRLPPLRERRDDIPLFCRYFVDKYARQFEKEIPHIAPPAMRAISAYSFPGNVRELENIIERAVVLADGPVIMPEHLPQRVRGQTAKSVDHPRAGRLSTLAELEREHLIRVLEHTGNNKSRAAQILGIDRVSLWRKIKRYGLEKDSHVA encoded by the coding sequence ATGTTCGGAATAGAAATCTTAATCATAGCCGATGACCCTGCCTCCATGCAGGAATTGCAGACCAAGCTCCAAGACAAAGGGTATGGAGTAACCTGCTGCCTGGGCAGAGACAAAGGCTTGACAGCCATCGAGGAAACGGAATTCGATGTCGTCCTCATCGATCTGGAGCACGAATCAATTGACGAATTCACTATGCTCCGGCGGACAAAGGAGTTGTATCCGGACACAGAAGTCATCATCATCACCGCTTCTGCCTCGGTTGAAATCGCGGTCGAGGCCATCAAGGAAGGAGCCTTCCATTATCTGGCCAAGCCCTTTCATCCAGACGAGGTCCTTTTTCTGATCAAAAATGCGTTGGACAAGCGAATCATGCGCCTGGAGCTCATGGAGCTCAGGGACCTGGTTTCCGGAAAGCGTTATCTGAACAAGCTGATTGGCAAGAGCCCAAAAATCCAGCAGCTGAAAAAAAAAATCACTAGAATTGCCCCCCTGGACTGCACCGTCCTGATCCGGGGGGAAACCGGAACAGGAAAGGAGATGGTTGCCCGGATCATCCACCGCATGAGTCTGCGGGCAGAGCGCAAGTTCCTGGCCGTAAACTGCGGAACCCTGAATCCCGAGCTTTTGAGCAATGAACTGTTCGGTCACGAAAAAGAGGCCTTTACCGGGGCCCAGAAGGTCAAAAAAGGAGTATTTGAAGCCATCTCCGGGGGAACGATTCTTTTGGATGAAATCGGGGACATGCCGTCCCAGATGCAGGTCCAGCTTCTGCGGGTGCTGCAGGAAAAATCCATCATTCGAGTCGGAGGGACCGAGGAAGTTCCGGTTGATATGCGCATCCTGGCTGCCACCAACCGCCCGTTGCAGCAGGAGATTGCCAGGGGAACGTTCAGAGAAGACCTCTATTACCGGCTCAATGTTTTTACTTTGCGCCTTCCCCCCTTGCGGGAACGACGGGATGACATCCCCTTGTTCTGCCGATACTTTGTGGACAAATATGCCCGGCAGTTCGAGAAAGAGATTCCCCACATCGCCCCGCCTGCCATGCGGGCGATTTCAGCCTATTCTTTTCCGGGGAATGTCCGGGAATTGGAAAATATTATTGAACGGGCAGTCGTTTTGGCCGATGGGCCGGTGATTATGCCCGAACACCTGCCCCAACGGGTCCGCGGTCAAACCGCGAAGTCCGTGGATCATCCAAGAGCCGGCAGACTTTCGACTCTGGCTGAACTGGAGCGGGAACACCTGATCCGGGTTCTG